One Phaseolus vulgaris cultivar G19833 chromosome 11, P. vulgaris v2.0, whole genome shotgun sequence genomic window carries:
- the LOC137825328 gene encoding mitochondrial succinate-fumarate transporter 1-like: MMKEDEAKDNSNLHGRKSIPPYMKAISGSVGGIMEASCLQPIDVIKTRLQLDRSGNYKGILHCGATISQTEGVRALWKGLTPFATHLTLKYALRMGSNAVLQSAFKDPETGKLSGYGRLLSGFGAGVLEAIVIVTPFEVVKIRLQQQKGLSPELLKYKGPVHCAGMIIREEGFRGLWAGVAPTVMRNGTNQSAMFTAKNAFDVLLWKKHEGDGKVLQPWQSMISGFLAGTAGPICTGPFDVVKTRLMAQSREGGELKYKGMTHAIRTIYAEEGLLALWKGLLPRLMRIPPGQAIMWAVADQLIGLYERRYIQTAL, from the exons ATGATGAAAGAGGATGAAGCAAAAGATAACAGCAACTTGCATGGAAGGAAATCAATCCCACCCTACATGAAGGCTATTTCTGGCTCAGTTGGAGGAATTATGGAGGCTTCTTGCCTGCAACCCATTGATGTGATCAAGACCAGATTGCAGCTTGATAGGTCAGGGAATTACAAGGGAATATTGCACTGTGGTGCCACAATTTCACAAACAGAAGGTGTGCGGGCTTTGTGGAAAGGATTGACACCTTTTGCCACGCATTTGACCTTGAAGTATGCACTTCGAATGGGTTCAAATGCTGTGCTTCAATCGGCGTTTAAGGACCCTGAGACTGGCAAGCTCAGTGGTTATGGGCGCTTGCTTTCTGGTTTTGGTGCTGGAGTGCTTGAGGCTATTGTTATCGTCACACCATTTGAG GTTGTGAAGATAAGATTGCAGCAGCAGAAAGGTCTAAGCCCTGAGCTTTTGAAGTATAAAGGTCCTGTTCACTGTGCTGGAATGATTATTAGAGAAGAAGGATTTCGGGGTCTCTGGGCAGGTGTTGCTCCTACTGTGATGCGTAATGGGACAAACCAATCTGCCATGTTTACTGCCAAAAATGCTTTTGATGTGCTTTTGTGGAAGAAGCATGAAGGGGATGGGAAAGTCCTCCAACCATGGCAATCTATGATTTCTGGATTTCTTGCAGGCACAGCAGGTCCTATTTGTACTGGTCCATTTGATGTAGTGAAAACAAGGTTGATGGCTCAAAGCCGAGAAGGGGGTGAACTGAAATACAAGGGTATGACACATGCCATTAGAACAATATATGCAGAAGAAGGACTTCTGGCCTTATGGAAAGGTCTGTTGCCTAGACTCATGAGGATCCCTCCTGGACAGGCCATTATGTGGGCTGTGGCTGATCAACTAATTGGTTTGTATGAGAGGAGATATATTCAAACAgcattataa